The DNA segment GTCAGCACTATTTGTCTAACCGTGAACAATTAAATGCTAAAGCCAGTTTTAGTTATCCTATTGAAGACAATATGCATGCTAATTTTGATCTCAGCTTTAAAGAAAATGACTATGACAAATCTACTTTAGGTTTAACCAATGATAAAACCTTTTTCAGTACTTTAAATGGTGTTTGGGTATATTCAAACACCGTCAATTTTTCGAGTTATTTAAGTTATGACAGTTATGAGTTTGAACAAACGGGCAGAGAGTTTACTGGTGGTTACGAAAAGTCAGCCTTTGATTTATATGAACCGCTACCACAAGCAAGTGATAGTGCAAGAAACTGGCAGATAAAGCCACAAGACAGTACCGTATCACTTGGTCTGTCAGCACATTGGGACTACTTACCTAAAAAAATTGAGATGGACTTTGATTATAGGTTAAGTGATTCCACCAGTAAAAATGATAATTATTCTTCTGGCGGGGCAACTGACTTAACCAATATAGGCTTACCCGATGTGAGCAATAAAGAACATCATTTTGAATTTAAAACTTTGTATCATTATAAGCCCAATATGAGCTTCTCCTTTAGTTATCAATATTATCGATTTGATGCTAAGGATTGGGCCTATGATCAGGTTAATCCAAATTCAATCGCGAAAGTTTTGGGAACAGGTCAACGCCCAGCTAACGACCAGTTACATGTGTTTCAACTTTCCTTTAAGTATCAAATTGAGTAGGGCTTTTGAGGTGAACGATGTATAGAAAAACTACATTAATTATCATGATGTCACTGTTAGCAAGTATCGTACTTGCTGGTTGTGATGGCGATAGTGGTGGTGATAGAGCTAAGGGCATAGAAGCTACACCGCCACCAGCAAGTGGAACACCCCCAACGACACCTCCGCCGGTAACGCCTCCTCCACCTGAAAATGGTTTAATTGAGTCGGGTGATATCACCGAAGATGATACTATTAGTACAGCAATGTCAGGGGTAAAAGTAGACCAAAGTTTAACCTTAACATTCACTTTAATGGTTAATGGCGTTAGTCAAATTGTTGATTTAAATTCTAGCAACGCAAGGTTTACTCTGGCAAAGCTAGTGACAAACGCCGGTGAAGCGCAAGGTATGAGCTGGACAAGTTATTTTGTTACTTTTGAAGATCCCATTTGTCGCAACCAGACTGATGTTGACGATGAGAACAATGCTTGTACTACATTTACAGAAGACACAGATCCTGAATTGATTGCTGATACAGCCAAAAAAGTGCAAAGCGAATTTGCTACAGGTAAGTCAGTATTAACTCAAGCAACTTCAGATAATAATGGTTTATTTGAAAATAATGGTGATGGCAGCTGGAATTATACTTTCCCATTTCAGTTTTCTGACGTTGCTGCTCTAACAGAAGTTCATCGAAGCTGTATTCAGTTTAGTTTTAATGCTGATGTTGAAAATATCTGTGTGGACTTTGTACCTTCAGAGGTTGCTACTGCAACTGATGGAATTACCGGCACTTCTTTGTCTGAGATGTTTTATCAAACGCACAATGCGCGACAAATTGTTACCGAAGGAACTTGTAACACGTGTCATGATAAATTGGCCATACATGGTGGTGGACGAACTCAAACCCAATATTGTGTCACCTGTCATAACCCAGACACAAATGATAGTAATAGCGGTAACTCGGTAGATTTTAAACAACTCATTCATAAAATTCATTTTGGTCGAAACCTGCAAAATTTTGTTGATGATGGCAAACCATTCACTATTTGGGGCTATCGCAATAGCGAACACAATTATTCAACGACTGGTTTTCCACAAAATATAAAAAATTGTGGCAGTTGCCATGCAGGTGACGAAGATATTGTTTTCTCGCAAACTCAAATGATACCTGAGCCGACTGCAACAATAACTGATAATGGCCATAGTTGGGTGACAAACCCTACAAAATCGGCATGTGAGTCATGCCATGAAAAACTCTTTACCGAGGGAATTCGACTTAATGGCGAAGAGTTTACTTTGCATATCTCTTACACTGAAGAAACCAATTGTGCAGGATGCCATGCTGATTTAGGTGCTGAAACTCCTGACTCTAAACAAGCAAACCAAGCCCATAGAGATACTGCCATTGAAAAAGCGTTAACTTATGCGATGAATATTGAAAGTGTTATTAATACTGGCCCAGGTGAAAGCCCTGTGGTTACTTTTAATGTTACTGAAAATGGTGTGCCAATAGATATAAAAACGTTTGATGGTAAAATCAGAGTGGGAGTCTCATGGGATGCTGCAAGTGATTTTGATAATGAAGGGTTAACAGGGTTTGATGCGTTAAATATTGAAATTGATGCTATTGCCGAAAGCATTTTAAAAGCAGGTTCAGACAACAGTTTTGTTCTTGATATAAGTACGGTTGGTTTAACACCAAAAACAATTCCTGATGGTCAAGATACTATTGCTGTCTTGATGTTGGGCCATGCAAATGGACCAAATACTACCGCTACCAGCTTTGATGATGTAAGCCCCATCAAAAGTCCAATAGAATTTTTCGCAAGTAGTGGAACATCTGTTACTCCAAGACGAACAGTTGTTTCTATTGATAAGTGTAACAGCTGTCATAATCGCCTCTCTATGGTTGAAAAAGGTCACGTAAATTTTCATGCAGTACCTAGTGGTGAACCTTTAGTGTGTGCATCATGCCATGGTGCCAGCCTTGGTTTTGGCGAATATGCTGATTTTAGGTATCTTATCCACGGCGTACACGCGACTGATATTAGAGAGGAGCCATATAGAGGAGAGTTTTCCGAAAATATCCACTTTCCAGGTGATATAGCTAATTGTGATAGTTGTCATATTGAAGGTACTACACAATTGCCATTAGCGTTTAATACCCCAATATTTACCGGTATTACAGATCAATATACTACTCCTACGGCAACTGCTTGTAGTTCTTGCCATGATTCTGCTGAAGCTCAAACCCATATGATTTCAACAGGTGGGGCAAAATTTAATGAAAGTTATGATTTGGTGCAAAGCACTACGGAGAGCTGTGCCTTATGTCATGGTCCCGGAGAAGCGGCCGATGTTGAAATGGTCCATAAACGGTAAGGTGGTAGTTGACTATGCAAATTGGCAGATTTAAAAAATTATCGCTTCAGAATGTTCTAGTTTTATTGTTAGCATTTTTGACCATTTCTTGTGGAGGGGATGGTAGTGACAATTCTGGAGTTGAAAGTAATAGCCAAAATGTAACGGAAAAATCAGAAACAGAAGAAATCACTCCTGGTAACTTTATTACTTCTGCAACGATTGAGTCAGGAAAATTAACCGTACAATTTCAGCTTTTTGAAGTTGACAGTCAACCCGTCACCACAGTAACTGCTGAGGACGTACAGTTTACCGTGGCAAAATTAATGATAGGCCCAGAAGGAAATCTTACCGGAAATTGGCAATCCTATCTTAACAAAATTGAATACCCTGGCGTAGGAACTGGTACTGAAGCAAAATTACAGGCAACAACTGAAAAAGCAACGACAGGTAGTTTTGTAAACTTTAATAATGGCGTGTACCAATACACGTTTAGTCAACCACTTGAAACCAGCAACCAAACGTTACTACAACAAGCTGAATTAGAAGGGCTAAATTTAAATTATCAAGATAACTTTACTCATCGAGTTGGAGTTCAAATTGCCAATTTAAATGAGCCAGTTAATGTTACCTTTGATTGGAACCCTAGCTCTGGAAAAACACAATACGATGGACTCTTTAGTCAGCATATAGTTGCCACGGAAAACTGTAATGCTTGTCATGGTGAATTAGCCATGCACGGCGGTGGTAGGGTTGAAGTTGATTATTGCGTAACGTGTCATAATCCTGGTTCAACAGATGCCAATAGTGGTAACACAGTTAATTTTAAGAACATGATCCACAAAATTCATCGTGGTAAAGATTTACCGTCTGTGCAAGCCGGTGGTAGTTATCAAATTTATGGCTATCAAGACTCTTTGCATGACTATAGTGCAGTCACTTTTCCAAACGACATACTTGAATGTGGTCAATGCCATGCTGGCGGTGCTACTGCGATTTCGGGCGTTACAGTAACCCAAAGCGGAGACAACTGGCGAGAAGTCGTTACTATGCAAGCCTGTGGATCATGTCATGATGATCTCATTTTTTCTGAACACATGGGAGGCCAAACAGATAACACTAACTGTCGTAGCTGCCACCAAAACTCTGCTATTGCTGGTTCTATTGAAGATAAACATAAAAACCTGATCAACGAAGCAAAATCCCTATTCGCTGCAAATATTTTAAATATTAGTCAAACAGCGCCTGGGGAATTTCCTTTAATTCAATTTAGTATCAGTAACCCAGAAGATAACGACGCATTATATGATATTTTAACTGACGAAGAGTTTACCAACGATTTAAGTTCATTAGCTGTTGATATAGCGTGGTCGACAGCAGATTATACGAATATTGGTAATCAAGGTGACAATGCCAGCGCGGTACAAGTAAATGCATTAACAGAAGCGACGGCTGTAGGTGATGGCAGCTTTACTGTGCAATCTAGTGTGGCAGTGCCAGACGGTAGCCAAGCGCCTTTAATTTCGGCTACAGGCAGCGGTGCGGTAAATATTGAAGGTCATCCTGCGGTTAACTTTGGTGATGTTAACAATCCAGATTATCAAAGTGTTCCATTAACGAATGTTGTAGATTATTTTACTATAACAGACACATCTCCTACTGCTCGTCGAATAGTTGTAGACCTAAATAACTGTTTTGGCTGTCACAGTGAATTATCAATGCATGGTGGAAATCGCAACGATAATATTGAAGCATGTGTTATGTGTCATAACCCACGAAATACTGATAAACGAGTGAGAGCAATCGCAGCTACACCACCTACTGATGGCAAAACAGAAGAGTCTATAGATTTTAAAACCATGATCCATGGTATTCATGGCACCAATATTCGTGAAAACCCATTACAAATTGTTGGTTACCAGGGTTTTTCTACTCATGTTTATGATAATACCTTTCCTGGAGAGGTAGGAAACTGTCTTATTTGTCATAGCGACGGCACATTTGAATTACCACTTGCAGATAATGTTTTAGCGACATCTGTTAATACCGGCGTTGAAGTTTCAGACCCAAATGATGATATCGTTATATCCCCTACAGCAGCTGTATGTAGTTCGTGCCACGACAGTGAGCTGGCGCAAGGTCATATGGAGTCTAATGGAGGCAGTTTCTCTACTACACAAAGTGATATTGATAATGGAATAATTATAGAGCAATGTCAGTTTTGTCACGGTCCAGGAGCGCCACAGGATATTGCAGAATTGCATCCGATTAGCCAATAATTACTACCCTTTATCAAGATAGTAAATATCTATGCACAATACGCTGAAGGAGATCCCGTCCAAAAACATGACGGGAAAATTCCATGTATTTTACAAACCTAAAACCTTCCATGGTGGTTTGTATTCCATCATCCATGAAATAAAAAAAAGGCCGCTAATGCGACCTTTTATAAGAATTAAATAATTATATAACTAATTATTTTTTCTTAGCAGCTTCACGCTCTTTAACTTCAGCCATAACAGTTTCTGCTACGTTGTTAGGACATGGGTTCTGATGTTTGACGAGAGAATTCCATGTATTTTACAAACCTAAAACCTTCCATGGTGGTTTGTATTCCATCATCCATGAAATAAAAAAAAGGCCGCTAATGCGACCTTTTATAAGAATTAAATAATTATATAACTAATTATTTTTTCTTAGCAGCTTCACGCTCTTTAACTTCAGCGATAACAGTTTCTGCTACGTTGTTTGGACATGGGTTCCTAGGTTTGACGAGAGAATTCCATGTACTTTACAAACCTAAAACCCTCCATGGTGGTTTGCATTCCATCATGCATGAAGTAAAAAAAAGGCCACTAATGCGACCTTTTATAAGAATTAAATAATTATATAACTAATTATTTTTTCTTAGCAGCTTCACGCTCTTTAACTTCAGCGATAACAGTTTCTGCTACGTTGTTTGGACATGGGTTGTAGTGTGAGAATTCCATTGAGAATTGACCACGACCTGATGTCATTGTACGTAGAGTTCCGATGTAACCGAACATTTCAGAAAGAGGTACGTCTGCTTTAATACGAACACCTGAAGTGCCAGCTTCTTGGTCTTTGATCATGCCACGACGACGGTTTAAATCACCAATAACATCACCCACGTGATCTTCTGGAGTAAATACGTCAACCTTCATGATAGGTTCGATTAATTGAGCACCAGCTTTTGGAATTGACTGACGGAATGCGCCTTTAGCAGCGATTTCGAAAGCAACAGCAGATGAATCAACTGCGTGGAAACCACCGTCGAATAATTCAACTTCAACATCTAGTACAGGGAAACCAGCTAAAACACCAGTATCCATCATAGATTTGAAACCTTTCTCTACAGCTGGGAAGAATTCCTTAGGAACGTTACCACCAACAACTGTTGAAGTGAAAGTAAAGCCAGAATTTGGCTCGCCTGGCTTGATACGGTAATCGATTTTACCGAACTGACCAGAACCACCAGATTGTTTCTTATGCGTGTAAGAATCTTCAATTTCTTGAGTGATAGTCTCACGGTATGCAACTTGTGGCTTACCAACGTTTAATTCAACGCCGTAAGTACGCTTAAGGATATCTACTTTGATATCTAAGTGAAGCTCACCCATACCACGTAGAATTGTTTCGCCTGAATCTTCATCAGTTTCAACTTTAAACGTTGGATCTTCAGCAACCATCTTACCGATAGCAACACCCATCTTCTCTGAACCACCTTTATCTTTAGGTGCAACAGCGATTGAGATTACTGGTTCAGGGAATACCATAGCTTCTAGAGTACAAGGTTCTTTAACTGAACATAAAGTATGACCAGTTTGAACGTTCTTCATACCAACGATAGCTAAGATATCACCAGCTTGTGCTGAGCTAAGTTCTGTACGATCTTCAGCTTGCATTTCAACCATACGGCCGATACGTTCAGTTTTACCAGTGAATGAGTTAAGAACTGTATCACCTTTATTTAATGTACCTGAATATACACGTACGAAAGTAAGAGCACCGAAACGGTCATCCATGATTTTGAATGCTAAAGCACGGAAAGGCTCGTCTGCATCAACTAAAGCGAATTCACCTGTTGGCTCACCTTCTTCATCAGTTAGCGGTTGAGGTGGTACTTCAGTTGGAGATGGTAAGTAGTCAACAACAGCATCAAGTAGTAATTGCATACCCTTGTTTTTGAAAGCTGAACCACAGTACGTAGGGAAGAACATAAGCTCGTTAGTACCTTTACGGATACATGCTTTGATTTGCTCTTCAGTAGGCGTTAATTCACCTTCTAAGTAATCCATTAGTAAATCTTCGTCTGCTTCTAAAGCAGTTTCGATCATTTCTTCACGGTAAGCAGCAGCATCATCAACCATATCAGCTGGAACGTCTTTTACTTCGTAGTTTTCAGGCTGGCCTGAATCATCCCAGTAGTAAGCCTTTTGAGATAGTACGTCTACTACACCTACGAAATCATCTTCTTCACCAATTGGTAAAGTCATAACTAGAGGACGTGCGCCAAGTACGTTTTGCACTTGATCTTTAACACGGTAGAAATCAGCACCTAAACGGTCTAATTTGTTTACGAAAATCAAACGAGCAACTTTAGACTCGTTCGCGTAACGCCAGTTAGTTTCTGATTGCGGCTCAACACCACCAGAACCACAGAATACACCGATACCGCCATCTAGTACTTTCAATGAACGATAAACTTCAACTGTGAAGTCAACGTGACCAGGGGTGTCGATAACGTTAAAGCGATGCT comes from the Thalassotalea nanhaiensis genome and includes:
- a CDS encoding OmcA/MtrC family decaheme c-type cytochrome, which codes for MYRKTTLIIMMSLLASIVLAGCDGDSGGDRAKGIEATPPPASGTPPTTPPPVTPPPPENGLIESGDITEDDTISTAMSGVKVDQSLTLTFTLMVNGVSQIVDLNSSNARFTLAKLVTNAGEAQGMSWTSYFVTFEDPICRNQTDVDDENNACTTFTEDTDPELIADTAKKVQSEFATGKSVLTQATSDNNGLFENNGDGSWNYTFPFQFSDVAALTEVHRSCIQFSFNADVENICVDFVPSEVATATDGITGTSLSEMFYQTHNARQIVTEGTCNTCHDKLAIHGGGRTQTQYCVTCHNPDTNDSNSGNSVDFKQLIHKIHFGRNLQNFVDDGKPFTIWGYRNSEHNYSTTGFPQNIKNCGSCHAGDEDIVFSQTQMIPEPTATITDNGHSWVTNPTKSACESCHEKLFTEGIRLNGEEFTLHISYTEETNCAGCHADLGAETPDSKQANQAHRDTAIEKALTYAMNIESVINTGPGESPVVTFNVTENGVPIDIKTFDGKIRVGVSWDAASDFDNEGLTGFDALNIEIDAIAESILKAGSDNSFVLDISTVGLTPKTIPDGQDTIAVLMLGHANGPNTTATSFDDVSPIKSPIEFFASSGTSVTPRRTVVSIDKCNSCHNRLSMVEKGHVNFHAVPSGEPLVCASCHGASLGFGEYADFRYLIHGVHATDIREEPYRGEFSENIHFPGDIANCDSCHIEGTTQLPLAFNTPIFTGITDQYTTPTATACSSCHDSAEAQTHMISTGGAKFNESYDLVQSTTESCALCHGPGEAADVEMVHKR
- a CDS encoding OmcA/MtrC family decaheme c-type cytochrome codes for the protein MQIGRFKKLSLQNVLVLLLAFLTISCGGDGSDNSGVESNSQNVTEKSETEEITPGNFITSATIESGKLTVQFQLFEVDSQPVTTVTAEDVQFTVAKLMIGPEGNLTGNWQSYLNKIEYPGVGTGTEAKLQATTEKATTGSFVNFNNGVYQYTFSQPLETSNQTLLQQAELEGLNLNYQDNFTHRVGVQIANLNEPVNVTFDWNPSSGKTQYDGLFSQHIVATENCNACHGELAMHGGGRVEVDYCVTCHNPGSTDANSGNTVNFKNMIHKIHRGKDLPSVQAGGSYQIYGYQDSLHDYSAVTFPNDILECGQCHAGGATAISGVTVTQSGDNWREVVTMQACGSCHDDLIFSEHMGGQTDNTNCRSCHQNSAIAGSIEDKHKNLINEAKSLFAANILNISQTAPGEFPLIQFSISNPEDNDALYDILTDEEFTNDLSSLAVDIAWSTADYTNIGNQGDNASAVQVNALTEATAVGDGSFTVQSSVAVPDGSQAPLISATGSGAVNIEGHPAVNFGDVNNPDYQSVPLTNVVDYFTITDTSPTARRIVVDLNNCFGCHSELSMHGGNRNDNIEACVMCHNPRNTDKRVRAIAATPPTDGKTEESIDFKTMIHGIHGTNIRENPLQIVGYQGFSTHVYDNTFPGEVGNCLICHSDGTFELPLADNVLATSVNTGVEVSDPNDDIVISPTAAVCSSCHDSELAQGHMESNGGSFSTTQSDIDNGIIIEQCQFCHGPGAPQDIAELHPISQ
- the fusA gene encoding elongation factor G, giving the protein MADLSKYRNIGIFAHVDAGKTTTTERILKLTGMIHKIGEVHDGESTTDFMEQEAERGITIQSAAVTCEWKKHRFNVIDTPGHVDFTVEVYRSLKVLDGGIGVFCGSGGVEPQSETNWRYANESKVARLIFVNKLDRLGADFYRVKDQVQNVLGARPLVMTLPIGEEDDFVGVVDVLSQKAYYWDDSGQPENYEVKDVPADMVDDAAAYREEMIETALEADEDLLMDYLEGELTPTEEQIKACIRKGTNELMFFPTYCGSAFKNKGMQLLLDAVVDYLPSPTEVPPQPLTDEEGEPTGEFALVDADEPFRALAFKIMDDRFGALTFVRVYSGTLNKGDTVLNSFTGKTERIGRMVEMQAEDRTELSSAQAGDILAIVGMKNVQTGHTLCSVKEPCTLEAMVFPEPVISIAVAPKDKGGSEKMGVAIGKMVAEDPTFKVETDEDSGETILRGMGELHLDIKVDILKRTYGVELNVGKPQVAYRETITQEIEDSYTHKKQSGGSGQFGKIDYRIKPGEPNSGFTFTSTVVGGNVPKEFFPAVEKGFKSMMDTGVLAGFPVLDVEVELFDGGFHAVDSSAVAFEIAAKGAFRQSIPKAGAQLIEPIMKVDVFTPEDHVGDVIGDLNRRRGMIKDQEAGTSGVRIKADVPLSEMFGYIGTLRTMTSGRGQFSMEFSHYNPCPNNVAETVIAEVKEREAAKKK